A genomic stretch from Prionailurus bengalensis isolate Pbe53 chromosome E2, Fcat_Pben_1.1_paternal_pri, whole genome shotgun sequence includes:
- the FAM71E1 gene encoding protein FAM71E1 isoform X1: protein MGRGVAMMRGHQTNPAPGGAGGMTERGFPGPYQMGGPGPASWTRPPNFAHLGCPLVPAFPTGRPGRLQRHLLSGEFDQLRDFPVFESNFVQVTRLGEVANKVTMGVAASSPALELPDLLLLAGPAKDNGRLQLFGLFPLQFVQLFVHDESRWQLKVKFRTGRAFYLQLRAPPETRDREFGQWVRLLYRLRFHSAQGAVPFTQEYPTLEEGEEEEDDDDDEEELIEREALQAMEARLDPQTSELWGL, encoded by the exons ATGGGGCGGGGCGTTGCGATGATGAGGGGGCACCAGACTAACCCGGCCCCGGGTGGAGCAGGTGGGATGACAG AGCGCGGCTTCCCTGGGCCCTACCAGATGGGGGGCCCAGGCCCAGCCTCCTGGACTAGACCCCCGAACTTCGCCCATCTAGGATGCCCCCTGGTTCCAGCCTTTCCCACGGGCCGGCCCGGACGGCTGCAGCGCCACCTCCTGAGCGGCGAGTTCGATCAGCTGCGAGACTTCCCCGTCTTTGAGAGCAACTTTGTGCAG GTGACCCGGTTAGGAGAAGTCGCCAACAAGGTCACCATGGGGGTGGCAGCCTCCAGTCCAGCCCTGGAACTCCCAGACCTGTTGCTGCTGGCCGGCCCTGCCAAGGATAACGGACGCCTGCAGCTCTTTGG gctGTTCCCCCTGCAGTTTGTCCAGCTCTTCGTCCACGACGAAAGCCGCTGGCAACTCAAGGTCAAGTTCCGCACAGGTCGCGCCTTCTACCTGCAGCTGCGGGCCCCACCCGAGACCCGAGACCGCGAGTTCGGCCAGTGGGTGCGGCTGCTCTACCGCCTGCGCTTCCATTCGGCCCAGGGAGCCGTGCCCTTCACGCAGGAGTACCCGACGCTAGAGGAAGgcgaggaggaggaagacgacgacgacgacgaggaGGAGCTGATAGAGCGGGAGgcg CTTCAAGCCATGGAAGCCAGACTTGACCCACAGACCTCTGAACTCTGGGGACTCTGA
- the FAM71E1 gene encoding protein FAM71E1 isoform X2 encodes MGRGVAMMRGHQTNPAPGGAGGMTGCPLVPAFPTGRPGRLQRHLLSGEFDQLRDFPVFESNFVQVTRLGEVANKVTMGVAASSPALELPDLLLLAGPAKDNGRLQLFGLFPLQFVQLFVHDESRWQLKVKFRTGRAFYLQLRAPPETRDREFGQWVRLLYRLRFHSAQGAVPFTQEYPTLEEGEEEEDDDDDEEELIEREALQAMEARLDPQTSELWGL; translated from the exons ATGGGGCGGGGCGTTGCGATGATGAGGGGGCACCAGACTAACCCGGCCCCGGGTGGAGCAGGTGGGATGACAG GATGCCCCCTGGTTCCAGCCTTTCCCACGGGCCGGCCCGGACGGCTGCAGCGCCACCTCCTGAGCGGCGAGTTCGATCAGCTGCGAGACTTCCCCGTCTTTGAGAGCAACTTTGTGCAG GTGACCCGGTTAGGAGAAGTCGCCAACAAGGTCACCATGGGGGTGGCAGCCTCCAGTCCAGCCCTGGAACTCCCAGACCTGTTGCTGCTGGCCGGCCCTGCCAAGGATAACGGACGCCTGCAGCTCTTTGG gctGTTCCCCCTGCAGTTTGTCCAGCTCTTCGTCCACGACGAAAGCCGCTGGCAACTCAAGGTCAAGTTCCGCACAGGTCGCGCCTTCTACCTGCAGCTGCGGGCCCCACCCGAGACCCGAGACCGCGAGTTCGGCCAGTGGGTGCGGCTGCTCTACCGCCTGCGCTTCCATTCGGCCCAGGGAGCCGTGCCCTTCACGCAGGAGTACCCGACGCTAGAGGAAGgcgaggaggaggaagacgacgacgacgacgaggaGGAGCTGATAGAGCGGGAGgcg CTTCAAGCCATGGAAGCCAGACTTGACCCACAGACCTCTGAACTCTGGGGACTCTGA